Genomic DNA from Salvia miltiorrhiza cultivar Shanhuang (shh) chromosome 1, IMPLAD_Smil_shh, whole genome shotgun sequence:
CTTTATGGTGCTATCTTCATGCCGTTGGGAGGAATCTTCATCACCCGGTGCTGGTCTCCTCCGTTTTGACCTCTGTCCCCTGGTGTAAGTTATCTCATCCTTCCCAGGCGGAGGTAAGGAATCCTGATTTCCCGTACTGGATACAATTTGGTTTCCATTATTAGAATTCTTGGGAATTTTAAACTTCAAATAAGGCTTCCGCTCCTTTGTCGGAGCCTGTGAAACAGAAGGCAAGCTACTGCTGTCATCAATCAGGTCACCAGAAGCAGACACATCCTCGCCATGTCCAATTGAAGTGTGTTTGCTCCTTCGGCTAGCAGGGACTTCAGGTCCACTCCTTGCAGATGCGCTGTCTTCAGCACTTCTTTTGCCTAGTATCGAGTATGTATTCCTAGGAGAAACCGATTCATGGCCCTCGCTGAATCCTCTGATGTTAGACAATCCTAAATTAGAAGCATTCTTGAGCTTTATCAAGGGGCCATCTTTAACTTGCAACTTTAAACCTTTAACACACAAGATAACTTTTTGTCATTACACTAAGAGGCGCACATCAAACAAGAGGGATGCAAAACGATGATGAATGACAAAAATTACGATTTCTCCTACTTGGAGTGCATTACCTTTTTGCTCCCCAAATTTAGCTGCAGAATCAGGTCTATTGATGTGCTCTTGATGTTGTTTCAGCTGGCCTGTATCTTCAGTTCCTACAGAGTATATGTAGAGAACATTATTTTACTACATTGTGAAACTTGACAAGAGAAAGCAACAATAGAACACATCAAACAATCTATTTTCATCGTGGAAAAATTTATGTTTGGGATTAAAAGTCTCAGAATTTTGACCAAAAGGTTGActttaataaattttcaaggATTGAGCAGGAggcttatttttaaattgaatgCAATCCATTGTTACATTTTTCATCACTAAATCTATGTAAGCAACGACATGTAGAAAACAAATCATTGCAATTCCACACTATAAAAGACCAAAAGCATCCAACCCAACTTCTACTAGCTCCAACGGAACTGTTAATCTAACTCGATAGCAAACATCAAACACAAACATGCCATTGGAAACAAAAGTAGCAAACATGTACCTTTGGATGAAGTCTTGTCTTGCCCCATGGGAGGACTAGTATTTTTGCTTCGGCCACCCAAATGTATAACAAGCTTTGGCCCCTGTGCAGTCTTGGGTATGCCAGTATTACCTCCTATTTCCTCCCTGTTAGTGAAGCCCCGGGATTTGTTACTCTTTATTCTGATAGTTCTAGATGCCTTTGTTACATTGGTTGCTGAAACCTCATCAATATATTTATGTTTCGAGGCTGCTGCTTCAGTTACCGCACATGTGTCTTCCATCAAGCTTCCAGCAACAGGAGAGAAAGCAGAAGCAGGTTCATTGGAAAGCTGCATTTCATCATTCTTATTATTGCCAGTATTCTGTCCAGATGGACCATCGCCATACCCATCTAAACTACGGTACGTATCAACTCCACTGATCAGAGATGTTTCATTCCCTCTTTTCTTGCCATACTTCttatttgaagattttttcccATACTCTTTGCTCTTTCTTGGTGATTTATTACCTAACCCTTTCAGAGAGAACTTTAAGGAACGGCCATATTCATTCTTTACTGATACAGGTCCGCTCTCTTCATCATCAGAGAAAGGTGAGATGTCAAATATTTCTTCTTGAGTTGGCAAACCAGCAGCTGCCCTCAAGCTTGCTATCAAATCCTTATCAGCCTCATCTCTTCGCCTCCAGAGCTCCTGAACAGCCTCCTCAAGATTCGTAACCTGGAAAAAAGATAACACATTGAAGCCAAACAATAGAATTGGTAAAAGAAAGAGCATCATTCACATGCTACATATCCCTATTCATGTGCACGAAAAAATCACCTGGGGGCATTCTCCACGGCATGTGGGGCAAACATATTGGAGATTTCCATCAACTTGAAATTGCATGTATTTAGCATCACTGAGAAATAAATTTTGATGTCAAGATATCAAAATTGGTAAAGTCTGAAGATGTACAAAAAAGACAAAACCAAAGCATAACATATAGATGTAACAACTAGAAGTAATTGTTGATCTACATAGTAATTTAAATCAACTACAAAACCATAAGCAGTAGATAGACTTTGTAATAGTTTTTTAAGCCTACAAGCAAGCAACACCAAACTAAGATAGATAGATGCAGGAAAAGGATGTGTAATTTATTGAACACATAAGGAATTACTGTTTGGCATATTGATATTAGATGATCATATGTATATCCTCTCCATTCTGTTAGTGAAAAGAGCTCCAAGCTTGTCGTGAGTAGTGAAGGTGAGATTAAGAACCAGAAAGGGGATAAATTAATTGGTGAGATAAAAACAGAAGTTATCATCATAGCTTCTTCACAAGTGTGAGTGTGACAAAATTTTCAAGACTAAGGAACAAAGTTCCTAGTTCTCATATGTTATTCATGAAAACAGTTCCATTAATCTACGATCAAAGATTCAAAATTACTAATTCCTCATCAGTCTTGTAATTGAAAAGGTACTACACAAAAGAGAACATATCAACGAGAGAAGTTAAGGAAAAAGAGCAAGAAAGACCTGATTCCGTCACAAGGACAATGCACCCAACGTTGACAGATATCGCAGCATACCATAGGAGTTGATTCGGAGTCTCTATACACCTGCAGATGTGAGTAAAATATTAAGCAATCAACTGTTGCTGCTTAAGAAAAAGTGTTTTTCAAGCCTTCTGTCATGGGCAGAGAATGTGTCCCCAGGGACCAAGTACTATACAATACCTTCAGACAGACTGGGCAGTAATTTCCTTTGCCAAACAATCTTCCACAAGCATCACAACAAGTGTAGCCCAAAAGCCACCTAcagaattttaatttcaaagtcATGGACAGATCAAAATTTACCTATCAacagaatttttaatttaaggTCATGGAAAGACTACATTTACCATATCATTAACATATGAGAAATACAAAGACTGGCATAAATATTCACTTCATTAGGCCCTAACCAGATTTTAAAATTTgcatataaatgaaaaaatctAATCCAACCTCATATGGTATTCACACCAAAACtgttataatttttattcaGGTGTTTATTTGTCCATATATATGTGTAATATAATAAGATACTCCAAGACACTACTAATCGCAAGCGTCTTGTCTTCGCATGTGTCTTCAACATATatccatttttcattttcaagCATAGCTTCTGAAGTCAGAGATATGGAAATAGAATTACTTGTTTGGATATAGCTTCGTGTTCCTAAAGTTAGAGTAAAGTCACTTCATCATGAAACTAGATCTCAGTTTATAGCATTATAAGACCATCAAGAAGTCTTCATCGGACACATGCATAAATACATTCATTGGGGTAGAAAACATTTTACTAATCTTAACCATTTCTTAAGACTAGGGAAGCACTAAACTGAGATGGGCATTcgattaaaaattatatatatacagatgCTTCTAAAGTGCAGCTTTTAGACATGCATAATGCATAATAGCACAGAATACATGATAGATACAAGCTTCACAATAGAGTTAGGATCCAACCAAAACAACAAAAAACACTATAACCCAAACCCACCGGCTGATTGAATTTGTTCGAAAACAAGAATAGCAAAGAAGACCACATGAAGCAAATAATGAATCCAAATTGAGGTAGAAATTCTGACCTTACACTTAAGCCATTTCCAGGCACCGTAGAATCACAGCTATGACATTTGGTGTGCTTGGGACACAGATAAGGTCCATGGCCAACATTCTGCATTGTTCCAAATTGAAATGCATAAGCTAATTGATCGTTGATAACTTTTTCACGAAAATTTTCTATCGCACCTTATGTGGAGGTTGCTGACAATAACAGTGGTATGCACCATCACACCTTTTACAGAACATGAACTTATTTGGATCTCCAGTTCTCCGACAGACCTATGtaaccaaaaaaaatatatgaaagcCGATTATAGTCAAGGTTTAGAATCACTGACCAActcccccccaccccccaatctGTTGGCCAGAGAAGCTATGAAAAATGAAGATACAAAAGATTTCAAGCATATAGTTATTTACTTGAAAATGAAAGGGCTTCTAAAAGTCAAAATTCTCAATGAGGTAgtaatttttcaaataaaatatcaatccCCCGTAATAGTAAATAATCATTCTCTATTTAAAACAATCATTATCGACATATTTTATGAAGAACAATTAAATGTATCCCCAAAGTAATGCAAAATAACCATTCATCTATATATAATTCACTGTAAGTATAAGGAATGAGATATCAACCTCGCATGTACGGCAAGAGGGGCAAGTCCAAGAACTCCAGTGAAAAAGATCTGTGTTCAAACATTtcgttacaaaaaaaaattgcaaacgAAAAAGACATTATAATTACTTCAATGCAGCTTTAGAAGCTACCTCTGTTTTGGGACCAAGCTTTAAGACAATTCCGGTGATACTTCTTGCCACAGCTATTGCAAGATAGCATCTTCCTCGCCCTTTCACTTTCGTCATTTTCACCAGAAAAGCATATTCGGCACATCACTTTGGCAGTTGACAGGCCTTGCTCTTCTCCAGCAGCATCCTTAGCCTGCTAGAAGAACTAATTATAAGGGCCTTCGGATGACTTGGCTGAACTGATAGATATTCTTTTTTTAGAGGGAATATATAGATAGTCTTAATATTTAGTGTAGCATAAATATTATCAGGAGAGATGTACAGTAAACTGATATTTAAGGTTCTTATGTAAACGATCATTGCAGAACCTAATTATTACACTCAACATTACATGCCTGTGAACATAATGCAGCATGTCAGACGCTGTATTTAAAAAACAAACAGCACAAAACCATATATCATCTAAAATAGTTGTGGCACTAGGCATGATGAAGGAATGCCTTCAGGTTCTGAAGAACTATTTCTTTTAGCAATGCTCCATCTGATATCGTCTCCAAAAGTGCTTTATTTCAAAGAACATAAAACCATTGACAGTCACCATTAATTCCTCTCTAACAGTTCATAACTAGTTAACTTACAGATTTTATATTCCATCAGTACAAATATAGCTGATAGATTCTAGAAATCGTGAAAAAACTAAGAATGACTACCTTTGCATCCCTTTACGTGGAAGGAGGAATCTCTTGCCTTTTTCAGTTTAAGCACTTACTAACAATTATTGCCTTGTCCTATTCCAATCTGACCAACTAAGTAGGATGCTCATTTCTTTTCACAACATCATGATATTTAAGCTAGATGCGGTTCGAAAATAATTCGATAACTACCAAAAAATAGTGTTTCTAGCAAGTCATAGCCGTTGACAAAGTGTGTTGTAGTGTTTACAGACCAAAAAAGGGGTTATCTTCTATAAAGGTCCTCTTTAA
This window encodes:
- the LOC131006968 gene encoding uncharacterized protein LOC131006968 isoform X1 produces the protein MAFHVACPITCRKICFCALGFAGPLRSEKGKEDFLKEVARVELFLKDPWLIKAKENATIQVKVPKVSVSPALPPPAPQLAADVAGVGGEEASAQVKRAALQKQAAAASLVAEDYARRFESGDLEQAKDAAGEEQGLSTAKVMCRICFSGENDESERARKMLSCNSCGKKYHRNCLKAWSQNRDLFHWSSWTCPSCRTCEVCRRTGDPNKFMFCKRCDGAYHCYCQQPPHKNVGHGPYLCPKHTKCHSCDSTVPGNGLSVRWLLGYTCCDACGRLFGKGNYCPVCLKVYRDSESTPMVCCDICQRWVHCPCDGISDAKYMQFQVDGNLQYVCPTCRGECPQVTNLEEAVQELWRRRDEADKDLIASLRAAAGLPTQEEIFDISPFSDDEESGPVSVKNEYGRSLKFSLKGLGNKSPRKSKEYGKKSSNKKYGKKRGNETSLISGVDTYRSLDGYGDGPSGQNTGNNKNDEMQLSNEPASAFSPVAGSLMEDTCAVTEAAASKHKYIDEVSATNVTKASRTIRIKSNKSRGFTNREEIGGNTGIPKTAQGPKLVIHLGGRSKNTSPPMGQDKTSSKGTEDTGQLKQHQEHINRPDSAAKFGEQKGLKLQVKDGPLIKLKNASNLGLSNIRGFSEGHESVSPRNTYSILGKRSAEDSASARSGPEVPASRRSKHTSIGHGEDVSASGDLIDDSSSLPSVSQAPTKERKPYLKFKIPKNSNNGNQIVSSTGNQDSLPPPGKDEITYTRGQRSKRRRPAPGDEDSSQRHEDSTIKDFTDANWILQKLGKDAAGKRVEVHQSSSNSWHRGTVVEVFEGTSVVSIALDDGKSKSFKLGKQGIRFISQKQKH
- the LOC131006968 gene encoding uncharacterized protein LOC131006968 isoform X3, with product MCRICFSGENDESERARKMLSCNSCGKKYHRNCLKAWSQNRDLFHWSSWTCPSCRTCEVCRRTGDPNKFMFCKRCDGAYHCYCQQPPHKNVGHGPYLCPKHTKCHSCDSTVPGNGLSVRWLLGYTCCDACGRLFGKGNYCPVCLKVYRDSESTPMVCCDICQRWVHCPCDGISDAKYMQFQVDGNLQYVCPTCRGECPQVTNLEEAVQELWRRRDEADKDLIASLRAAAGLPTQEEIFDISPFSDDEESGPVSVKNEYGRSLKFSLKGLGNKSPRKSKEYGKKSSNKKYGKKRGNETSLISGVDTYRSLDGYGDGPSGQNTGNNKNDEMQLSNEPASAFSPVAGSLMEDTCAVTEAAASKHKYIDEVSATNVTKASRTIRIKSNKSRGFTNREEIGGNTGIPKTAQGPKLVIHLGGRSKNTSPPMGQDKTSSKGTEDTGQLKQHQEHINRPDSAAKFGEQKGLKLQVKDGPLIKLKNASNLGLSNIRGFSEGHESVSPRNTYSILGKRSAEDSASARSGPEVPASRRSKHTSIGHGEDVSASGDLIDDSSSLPSVSQAPTKERKPYLKFKIPKNSNNGNQIVSSTGNQDSLPPPGKDEITYTRGQRSKRRRPAPGDEDSSQRHEDSTIKDFTDANWILQKLGKDAAGKRVEVHQSSSNSWHRGTVVEVFEGTSVVSIALDDGKSKSFKLGKQGIRFISQKQKH
- the LOC131006968 gene encoding uncharacterized protein LOC131006968 isoform X2, whose product is MAFHVACPITCRKICFCALGFAGPLRSEKGKEDFLKEVARVELFLKDPWLIKAKENATIQVKVPKVSVSPALPPPAPQLAADVAGVGGEEASAQVKRAALQKQAAAASLVAEDYARRFESGDLEAKDAAGEEQGLSTAKVMCRICFSGENDESERARKMLSCNSCGKKYHRNCLKAWSQNRDLFHWSSWTCPSCRTCEVCRRTGDPNKFMFCKRCDGAYHCYCQQPPHKNVGHGPYLCPKHTKCHSCDSTVPGNGLSVRWLLGYTCCDACGRLFGKGNYCPVCLKVYRDSESTPMVCCDICQRWVHCPCDGISDAKYMQFQVDGNLQYVCPTCRGECPQVTNLEEAVQELWRRRDEADKDLIASLRAAAGLPTQEEIFDISPFSDDEESGPVSVKNEYGRSLKFSLKGLGNKSPRKSKEYGKKSSNKKYGKKRGNETSLISGVDTYRSLDGYGDGPSGQNTGNNKNDEMQLSNEPASAFSPVAGSLMEDTCAVTEAAASKHKYIDEVSATNVTKASRTIRIKSNKSRGFTNREEIGGNTGIPKTAQGPKLVIHLGGRSKNTSPPMGQDKTSSKGTEDTGQLKQHQEHINRPDSAAKFGEQKGLKLQVKDGPLIKLKNASNLGLSNIRGFSEGHESVSPRNTYSILGKRSAEDSASARSGPEVPASRRSKHTSIGHGEDVSASGDLIDDSSSLPSVSQAPTKERKPYLKFKIPKNSNNGNQIVSSTGNQDSLPPPGKDEITYTRGQRSKRRRPAPGDEDSSQRHEDSTIKDFTDANWILQKLGKDAAGKRVEVHQSSSNSWHRGTVVEVFEGTSVVSIALDDGKSKSFKLGKQGIRFISQKQKH